One genomic segment of Chitinophaga sancti includes these proteins:
- a CDS encoding DUF305 domain-containing protein produces the protein MSYKRFFITLGLSFIIMYVVMFLNVDEVSHVYLSITRLYMTILMVAPMALIMLLMMGKMYANKKLNYRILASSAVIFIIVLVMLRKQFFISDAEYMRAMIPHHSSAILTSKHADIQDPEVKKLSNSIIESQEREIAIMKAKLKEMEN, from the coding sequence ATGAGTTATAAAAGATTTTTCATTACGCTGGGCCTTTCGTTTATAATTATGTATGTGGTAATGTTTTTAAACGTGGATGAGGTCAGTCATGTTTATTTAAGCATTACCCGGCTCTACATGACAATTCTGATGGTTGCCCCAATGGCATTGATTATGCTATTAATGATGGGTAAAATGTACGCGAACAAAAAACTTAATTATAGGATTCTTGCTTCCAGTGCAGTTATATTTATAATTGTACTTGTTATGTTAAGAAAGCAATTTTTTATAAGTGATGCCGAGTACATGAGGGCCATGATTCCCCATCATTCTTCTGCGATCCTTACAAGCAAACATGCGGATATTCAGGACCCGGAAGTAAAAAAATTATCAAATAGTATTATAGAATCGCAGGAGAGAGAGATTGCTATTATGAAAGCGAAGTTAAAGGAAATGGAAAACTAA
- a CDS encoding sodium:proton antiporter produces the protein MSIQEILAITIVLTAIFAYINHHFIKWPPTIGIMALSLMSSIVLAFMGGAHSVLSEKAVQLAESVDFKDLLMNFMLSFLLFAGAIHIDAQKLKQEKWAVMLLATLGVLISTFIIGGLVWYLFGLFKLPISFIYCLLFGALISPTDPIAVLGILKKTNIPSSLESKISGESLFNDGVAVVIFISIEEIARSSGGEFSALAIGRLFLEEAIGGVLFGALLGYMGYYALRSIDDYKVEVLITLAIVMGGYFFADHLHVSGPLAMVVAGIITGNKAKKEGMSDLTRDYLGKFWELIDEILNAILFLLIGMEMLIVKVNTTIFIIGVICILIVLFARWVSVIFPVFLLRYKIKFEKHAVAILTWGGLRGGISVALALSLSPFMHRDEFVFITYIVVVFSILVQGLTIGRFANKLQ, from the coding sequence ATGAGCATACAGGAGATTTTAGCTATCACAATTGTACTCACAGCCATATTTGCTTACATTAATCACCATTTCATCAAATGGCCACCTACCATAGGAATAATGGCGCTATCCTTAATGTCATCGATTGTGCTTGCTTTTATGGGAGGCGCTCATTCTGTATTATCAGAGAAGGCCGTTCAACTTGCGGAATCTGTTGATTTTAAGGATCTGCTGATGAATTTTATGCTAAGCTTTCTTTTATTTGCTGGCGCGATACATATCGATGCACAAAAATTGAAGCAGGAAAAATGGGCTGTTATGCTACTGGCCACATTGGGGGTACTAATTTCTACTTTTATTATTGGAGGTCTTGTGTGGTATCTTTTTGGATTATTCAAGCTGCCAATTTCTTTTATATATTGTCTGCTTTTTGGGGCTTTGATTTCTCCAACAGATCCTATTGCTGTACTTGGAATTCTAAAGAAGACCAATATCCCTTCTTCACTTGAAAGTAAAATTTCCGGGGAGTCGTTATTTAATGATGGAGTGGCAGTAGTGATATTTATCAGTATAGAAGAGATTGCACGTTCCTCAGGGGGAGAGTTTTCAGCATTGGCGATTGGACGTTTATTTCTCGAAGAAGCTATAGGAGGTGTGTTGTTTGGTGCACTGCTGGGATATATGGGATATTATGCCTTGCGTTCAATTGATGATTATAAGGTAGAGGTGTTAATTACTTTAGCTATTGTGATGGGCGGTTATTTTTTTGCAGATCACCTGCATGTGTCAGGGCCACTGGCAATGGTTGTAGCCGGTATTATTACGGGTAATAAAGCAAAAAAGGAAGGAATGTCTGACTTGACGCGTGATTACCTGGGGAAATTCTGGGAGTTAATTGACGAAATTTTAAATGCCATTCTTTTTTTATTAATTGGTATGGAAATGCTGATTGTAAAGGTGAATACAACTATATTTATAATAGGAGTAATATGCATCCTGATTGTACTTTTTGCCCGCTGGGTATCAGTTATTTTCCCCGTGTTTTTACTGCGTTACAAGATAAAGTTTGAAAAACATGCCGTGGCTATACTTACATGGGGAGGACTTAGAGGTGGAATTTCAGTAGCACTTGCACTTTCACTTAGTCCATTTATGCACCGTGATGAGTTTGTTTTCATTACATATATTGTTGTGGTATTTTCAATTCTTGTACAAGGCTTAACAATAGGCAGATTTGCAAATAAATTACAATAA
- a CDS encoding APC family permease yields the protein MKHPKKLSELAATAICGNDITSSCLYVSALTIIYAGQYAWLALLIVAGVLFLFRKIYSEVVGALPLNGGAYNVLLNTTSKSNASIAACLTILSYMTTAVISASEAMHYLHGIFPSVNVILATTLLITVFLLLVMSGISESSVVAIIIFVLHILAMLTLIISGIWYVTYHGLNIAKLNFHTPMNGGFGVALFLGFSTAMLGISGFESSANFVEEQKNGVFRKTLRNMWVAVTIINPLMALTAIMVLPISDVISHEEALLSYLGNNTGGHWLQIFISIDAVLVLSGALLTSYVGVNGLIKRMTLDRILPQFLLKENRNGSTPRILILFYLLCLSVLFITHGALGPLAGVYTISFLLVMIYFGFGNFLLKIKRSRLPRHEKASTFSVAIAICAVAAALYGNISLHAGYLIVFLQYFLPSIIIIFLLLNRNEILKYMLVVVDKFFIKLKNAAAISRFHLSRTLKKLQEQEFIYFTKGDDISILNKVMIYVQENEITRKLKIVTVLNESIRISDHFLSDLEVLDRAYPDIKIEYVQVHGTFCPEMIEKLSKEWNIPINFMFISSPSDRFSHRVSDLGGVRLII from the coding sequence ATGAAACATCCTAAAAAATTAAGTGAACTCGCCGCTACAGCAATTTGTGGAAATGATATTACTTCGTCATGCCTGTATGTATCTGCTCTTACTATTATCTATGCGGGACAATATGCCTGGCTGGCATTACTTATTGTGGCAGGAGTATTGTTTCTCTTCCGTAAAATATATAGTGAAGTGGTAGGTGCACTTCCATTAAACGGGGGAGCTTATAATGTTCTGCTAAATACTACCAGTAAAAGTAATGCATCCATTGCAGCATGCCTTACTATACTATCTTATATGACGACCGCGGTAATATCTGCAAGTGAAGCTATGCATTACCTGCATGGTATTTTCCCGTCCGTTAATGTTATTTTAGCAACTACCTTACTGATCACCGTATTTCTGCTATTGGTGATGTCAGGTATAAGTGAATCCTCGGTTGTTGCGATTATCATTTTTGTATTGCATATATTGGCCATGTTAACGCTTATCATTAGTGGCATATGGTATGTTACTTATCACGGGCTGAATATTGCAAAACTTAATTTTCATACACCAATGAATGGTGGCTTTGGGGTTGCTTTGTTTTTAGGATTTAGTACTGCAATGCTTGGGATTTCTGGTTTTGAAAGTTCTGCTAACTTTGTAGAAGAACAAAAAAACGGAGTATTCAGAAAAACCCTGAGAAATATGTGGGTAGCGGTTACTATTATTAATCCGCTGATGGCACTTACGGCAATAATGGTTCTCCCGATTTCGGATGTTATAAGTCATGAAGAAGCCTTGCTCTCTTACCTGGGAAATAATACAGGTGGGCACTGGCTTCAAATATTCATTTCAATTGACGCTGTACTGGTATTAAGCGGAGCGCTCCTTACTTCATATGTTGGTGTCAATGGATTGATAAAAAGAATGACACTTGACCGTATTTTACCACAATTTCTGCTGAAAGAAAATAGAAATGGTAGTACTCCAAGAATATTGATTCTATTTTATTTACTTTGTTTGTCAGTACTGTTTATTACTCATGGGGCGCTAGGCCCTCTTGCAGGTGTTTATACTATTTCGTTCCTACTGGTAATGATCTATTTTGGATTTGGAAATTTCCTGCTAAAAATTAAAAGAAGCCGGTTGCCCAGACATGAAAAGGCAAGCACCTTTTCTGTTGCTATCGCTATTTGCGCAGTAGCTGCTGCCCTTTATGGTAATATATCTTTGCATGCAGGTTACCTTATCGTCTTCCTGCAGTATTTCCTGCCTTCCATCATAATTATATTTCTACTCTTAAATAGGAATGAAATTCTGAAGTACATGCTAGTTGTAGTGGATAAGTTTTTTATAAAATTAAAAAATGCAGCAGCTATAAGCAGATTCCATCTTTCCCGAACATTGAAGAAATTGCAGGAGCAGGAATTTATTTACTTTACTAAAGGGGACGACATTTCAATATTGAATAAAGTAATGATCTATGTGCAGGAGAATGAAATTACAAGGAAACTTAAAATAGTTACTGTATTAAATGAAAGCATTAGAATATCGGATCATTTTCTAAGCGATCTGGAAGTATTGGATCGGGCATATCCAGATATCAAAATAGAATATGTACAGGTACATGGTACATTTTGTCCTGAAATGATTGAAAAGCTAAGTAAAGAATGGAATATTCCAATAAACTTTATGTTTATAAGTTCACCTAGTGACCGTTTTTCTCATCGGGTTTCAGATCTTGGAGGAGTGCGCCTGATTATCTAA
- the nhaA gene encoding Na+/H+ antiporter NhaA encodes MAKSPIEQLLQPVNRFIHQEFTGGIILFVSVLLAIVWANSPWQESYHNLWDTKFAVSFAGKELDQPLHVWINDGLMAIFFFVIGLELKREFMAGELSSMKKASLPMMAALGGMLVPAIIYYSINKGLPSENGWGIPMATDIAFALGLLSLAGKHIPVSVKVFLSALAVADDLGAVLIIAFFYTAQIAVAPLVISGILLLLLGAGNFLGIRNTLFYLIVGIAIWGGFLFSGVHATIAGVLVAFMIPARTKIDENEYLDKINKHSEEFKLSIPQNGSLITTEQHQTIEKIKQLCLDAETPLQKIEYALHPWVAFIIMPLFALANAGMHIGSNFFSSLMNPVSMGVAAGLLIGKFIGVLTFTWLMIHFKLAELPNQGTWKHISGIAMLAGVGFTMSLFVTGLAFNDEIMIDHSKYGILLASIIAGIAGIVILRKGQVHEKQM; translated from the coding sequence ATGGCTAAATCTCCTATTGAACAACTACTTCAACCTGTTAACAGATTTATACATCAGGAATTTACAGGTGGAATTATTCTTTTTGTAAGCGTATTGTTAGCTATTGTCTGGGCAAATTCTCCATGGCAGGAATCTTATCATAATCTGTGGGATACAAAATTCGCCGTTAGCTTTGCAGGAAAAGAACTTGACCAACCGCTTCATGTCTGGATAAATGATGGTTTAATGGCTATATTCTTTTTTGTAATTGGACTGGAACTAAAAAGGGAATTTATGGCCGGCGAACTTTCATCTATGAAGAAAGCATCTCTTCCTATGATGGCTGCTTTGGGAGGAATGTTAGTTCCTGCAATTATTTATTACTCAATTAATAAAGGCCTTCCATCTGAAAACGGCTGGGGAATACCTATGGCTACTGATATAGCCTTTGCACTTGGTCTTTTATCTCTTGCCGGAAAACATATTCCGGTATCTGTCAAGGTATTTCTTTCTGCGCTTGCTGTGGCTGATGATCTGGGGGCTGTTCTGATAATAGCGTTCTTCTATACAGCACAAATAGCCGTAGCTCCATTAGTTATTTCCGGTATATTGCTCTTATTACTAGGAGCAGGCAATTTTCTTGGTATTCGTAATACCCTGTTTTATCTTATTGTAGGCATAGCTATATGGGGAGGATTTCTTTTCTCTGGCGTTCATGCAACTATTGCAGGCGTACTCGTTGCATTTATGATACCTGCAAGAACAAAAATAGATGAGAACGAATACCTGGATAAAATAAATAAACATTCAGAAGAGTTTAAATTATCTATTCCTCAGAATGGATCTCTTATTACAACGGAACAACATCAAACTATTGAGAAAATAAAACAATTATGCCTTGATGCGGAAACCCCTCTGCAAAAGATTGAATATGCGTTACATCCATGGGTAGCATTTATAATTATGCCGCTGTTTGCATTGGCTAATGCAGGCATGCATATCGGTAGTAATTTCTTTTCTTCTCTCATGAATCCAGTCAGTATGGGTGTAGCCGCAGGTCTCCTTATAGGTAAATTTATAGGTGTACTTACTTTTACCTGGTTGATGATCCACTTTAAATTAGCTGAATTACCTAACCAGGGAACCTGGAAACATATATCCGGCATCGCAATGCTGGCTGGGGTAGGCTTCACCATGTCTCTTTTTGTTACAGGTCTTGCCTTTAATGATGAGATAATGATTGACCATTCTAAATATGGCATTCTCCTGGCCTCAATAATAGCAGGCATTGCCGGAATTGTTATATTAAGGAAAGGTCAGGTCCACGAAAAACAAATGTAA
- a CDS encoding TIGR00341 family protein: protein MTELRFIRILKVTIRRRFNLHLDKANEDDVVLTIKKNSDFIGANLWTLIFAIFMASIGLNVNSTAVIIGAMLISPLMGPIMGIGLGIGTNDFQLVKKGSRNLLLATFIAISTSTFYFWITPLHDAQSELLARTTPSLWDVFIAFLGGLAGIVAGTRKEKSNVIPGVAIATALMPPLCTAGFGLASGNLYYFLGALYLYFINSVFICISTFLIVRFLKFKKIHFEDKGYEKKVSRYILLTIIITILPSIFMAYRIVDKSIFENNARSFLREEFNFKNTQIVNRSFLYNPKGNEIDLLLIGRDLSPETIDSIKGKMKKYHLKNTKLSVRQGLNAKQEIDFTQIKASILEDVFKRDSAIKEKVTVSSYSEKQLPDIREELKSLYPEIKYYTLSNVVFHSMDSLRNDTLTLVIAKFVKPIRKIDANKLQNWLKQRLEADSIKLIVQ, encoded by the coding sequence ATGACAGAACTGAGGTTTATAAGAATATTAAAAGTTACGATTCGCAGAAGGTTTAATCTCCATCTGGATAAAGCAAATGAGGATGACGTTGTGCTCACTATTAAGAAAAATTCTGATTTTATCGGTGCTAATTTATGGACGCTGATATTTGCCATTTTCATGGCATCGATAGGCCTTAATGTTAATTCCACTGCTGTCATTATAGGAGCGATGCTTATATCTCCGCTAATGGGTCCAATAATGGGAATTGGTCTTGGCATCGGAACGAATGATTTTCAGTTAGTAAAAAAGGGGAGTCGTAATTTACTGCTTGCTACCTTCATTGCTATCTCCACTTCTACCTTTTATTTCTGGATAACACCCTTACATGATGCACAAAGTGAGTTGCTTGCCAGGACGACCCCATCATTATGGGATGTTTTTATTGCTTTCCTTGGTGGTCTTGCAGGTATTGTAGCAGGGACAAGAAAGGAAAAAAGTAATGTTATTCCCGGGGTAGCCATTGCAACAGCATTGATGCCCCCATTATGTACCGCAGGGTTCGGATTGGCTTCAGGAAACCTTTATTATTTTTTAGGCGCACTATACCTGTATTTTATTAATAGTGTATTTATTTGCATAAGTACATTTTTAATAGTCCGGTTTCTAAAATTCAAAAAAATCCACTTTGAGGATAAAGGATATGAGAAAAAAGTATCCCGGTATATTCTTCTCACTATCATCATTACGATATTACCAAGTATTTTTATGGCATACCGTATTGTAGATAAAAGTATCTTTGAGAATAACGCAAGGTCCTTTCTAAGGGAAGAATTCAATTTTAAAAACACACAGATTGTAAATAGATCGTTCCTTTATAATCCCAAAGGAAATGAGATTGACCTGTTACTTATAGGAAGAGATCTTAGCCCCGAAACAATCGACTCCATAAAAGGGAAAATGAAAAAATATCATCTTAAAAACACTAAACTTTCAGTGAGACAAGGCTTGAATGCCAAACAGGAAATTGATTTCACCCAAATTAAAGCCAGTATTCTTGAAGATGTCTTTAAAAGAGATTCCGCTATAAAAGAAAAAGTTACTGTATCATCTTATTCAGAAAAGCAATTGCCCGATATCCGTGAAGAATTAAAATCATTATATCCTGAGATAAAATATTATACTTTATCTAATGTGGTTTTTCACAGTATGGATTCCCTCAGGAATGATACCCTCACACTTGTTATAGCAAAATTTGTTAAACCTATCAGGAAGATAGATGCGAATAAGTTGCAGAATTGGCTCAAACAAAGATTAGAAGCAGATTCCATAAAGTTAATAGTTCAGTAA
- a CDS encoding mechanosensitive ion channel family protein, translating into MYSKKSFVIFAIVCLFSMIAFSQSKLTKDSMYADSLHEETEQLLIQSRQQKLIDSLLKSQLQKDLLSAANDKQKTKELEDKISRMAIQDSIQKAAQYKRLSELKKRATRFAVAPFSDTLFYIYTKIGSFSPQERAVAINQRIIQLYEDPFFQSDSLKISESDDSYDILYNNEKLVLSITSLDALWLNKGQKLLANEYLDIIKKSIIAEKKANSFDTWLKHFALVLIIIAGLAILIFLINKIFKHLTNLLNQKKDRYLKGLTFRKIKILSAEQLQQVAIKIKNILRVAVIILSIYLSLPLLFNIFPETKTWTGKLLEWIFTPTKSALNGIMHFLPNLFTILVIYFLFRYAIKVLKYFVDEIDKGNITISGFHADWAQTTFNITKFMLYAFMLVLIFPYLPGSGSAAFRGVSVFVGVIFSLGSSSAISNMVAGLVITYMRPFKIGDRITIGEITGDVIEKTMLVTRIRTIKNEDVTLPNSAVLSGNTINYSNNTKPEDKGLILHTTVTIGYDVPWQEVHQALIKAALRTDMILSDPTPFVLQTGLDDFYVSYQINGYSKEANKQANIYSDLHKNIQDCCNEAGIEILSPHYRQLRDGNMTTIPKDYLDKNYEVPEFNIKIKNDQSDNGSPS; encoded by the coding sequence ATGTACAGCAAAAAATCATTCGTCATATTTGCGATAGTATGCCTTTTTTCAATGATTGCTTTTTCTCAAAGCAAATTGACGAAAGACAGCATGTATGCTGATTCTTTACATGAGGAAACTGAGCAATTATTGATACAGAGCCGGCAACAAAAGCTAATAGATTCATTACTAAAAAGTCAATTGCAAAAAGATCTTTTATCTGCAGCAAATGATAAACAAAAAACAAAAGAACTTGAAGATAAAATAAGTCGAATGGCTATTCAGGATTCCATTCAAAAAGCAGCACAATATAAGAGACTAAGTGAACTAAAAAAACGAGCCACCCGTTTTGCGGTAGCCCCCTTTTCTGATACTTTATTCTATATCTACACCAAAATAGGATCATTTAGCCCCCAGGAGAGGGCTGTAGCCATTAATCAAAGAATAATACAATTATATGAAGATCCATTTTTCCAGTCAGATTCTTTGAAAATAAGCGAATCAGATGACAGTTATGATATTTTATATAATAATGAGAAGCTTGTACTATCTATCACCAGTCTTGATGCTCTTTGGTTAAATAAAGGGCAGAAGCTGCTGGCGAATGAATACCTGGACATAATTAAAAAATCAATTATTGCTGAAAAAAAGGCAAACAGCTTCGATACATGGCTCAAACATTTCGCACTTGTCCTGATCATTATTGCAGGGTTAGCTATTCTGATATTTCTAATCAATAAGATTTTCAAGCATCTCACAAATTTATTAAATCAAAAGAAGGACCGGTATTTAAAAGGATTGACCTTCCGGAAAATAAAAATACTGAGTGCCGAACAACTTCAACAGGTTGCTATAAAAATTAAGAATATACTTAGGGTTGCTGTTATTATACTATCAATATATCTTTCACTTCCACTGTTATTTAATATTTTCCCCGAAACTAAAACCTGGACAGGGAAATTACTGGAATGGATATTCACCCCTACTAAATCTGCACTAAATGGAATCATGCACTTCCTGCCTAATTTGTTTACTATACTGGTTATATATTTCCTTTTCAGATATGCTATAAAAGTGTTGAAATATTTTGTAGATGAAATTGATAAGGGTAATATTACCATTAGCGGTTTTCATGCCGATTGGGCACAAACGACCTTCAACATTACTAAATTCATGCTGTATGCATTCATGTTAGTTCTTATCTTTCCATATTTACCTGGATCTGGATCTGCCGCATTTCGGGGCGTCTCTGTCTTCGTAGGTGTGATTTTTTCGCTTGGATCATCCAGTGCTATCTCAAATATGGTTGCAGGTTTAGTGATTACTTACATGCGTCCATTTAAAATAGGTGACCGTATAACAATCGGGGAAATAACAGGAGATGTAATTGAAAAAACGATGCTGGTTACAAGAATCAGAACTATCAAAAATGAAGATGTAACTTTACCCAACTCTGCTGTTTTATCGGGTAATACGATTAACTACTCCAATAACACCAAACCTGAGGATAAAGGGTTAATTCTGCATACTACCGTTACTATTGGATACGATGTACCATGGCAAGAGGTTCACCAGGCGCTGATAAAAGCAGCATTAAGAACTGACATGATCCTCAGTGACCCCACTCCTTTTGTGTTGCAAACCGGGCTTGACGACTTTTACGTTTCTTATCAGATAAATGGATATTCTAAAGAGGCAAACAAACAAGCCAATATATATTCTGATTTACATAAAAATATACAGGATTGCTGTAATGAAGCAGGGATAGAAATATTATCTCCTCATTATCGTCAATTGCGGGATGGTAATATGACAACTATTCCAAAGGACTATTTAGACAAGAACTATGAAGTGCCCGAATTTAATATCAAAATTAAAAATGATCAATCTGATAATGGTTCTCCCAGCTAA
- a CDS encoding winged helix-turn-helix domain-containing protein gives MFYGRNLLSGRRRYLWGVILLSLISVICAAFIMTGSDDFDLARREVLLRKIGDELLTQSGDSKSRVLPVIKIAENEYQIRFENEFTFQPDSLVNTTRRLLAKDPLASDYVVNVLNCGNSSVAYGYAISNNKKDDIVACRGRVQPKGCYMVNFKFKPTGINTANGYLLGSLSVLAFVGFVFVRSVKPRSTVPVAQNPDMLTLGSVLFDAKNRQLTINEKTIDLTGTEARLLLIFALSPNQTIERSRLQKEIWEDEGVIVGRSLDMFISKLRKKLELDPNIKIAVVRGKGYKLEISA, from the coding sequence ATGTTTTATGGCCGAAATTTACTTTCCGGGAGGCGCAGGTACCTGTGGGGAGTGATATTACTCTCGCTTATCTCTGTGATTTGCGCGGCATTCATTATGACCGGCAGTGACGATTTTGATCTCGCCAGGAGAGAAGTTTTGCTTCGGAAGATAGGAGATGAGCTACTCACCCAGTCGGGCGACAGTAAATCAAGGGTGCTCCCGGTAATAAAGATCGCGGAAAATGAGTACCAGATCAGGTTTGAGAATGAGTTTACTTTTCAACCGGACTCGCTGGTGAATACTACCCGGCGTTTGTTGGCCAAAGACCCTCTCGCAAGTGATTATGTAGTTAACGTTCTGAACTGTGGCAACTCCAGTGTAGCCTATGGATACGCTATATCCAACAATAAAAAGGATGATATTGTAGCTTGTAGAGGGAGGGTGCAACCCAAAGGATGTTACATGGTCAACTTTAAATTTAAACCGACAGGAATAAATACGGCAAATGGATATCTTCTGGGCAGCCTGTCGGTTTTGGCGTTTGTTGGTTTTGTTTTTGTTAGATCGGTTAAACCGAGAAGCACCGTGCCTGTGGCTCAAAATCCAGACATGTTAACTTTGGGCTCGGTGTTGTTCGATGCGAAGAACCGGCAATTGACAATAAATGAGAAAACTATAGACCTGACTGGAACTGAAGCACGTCTGCTGCTTATTTTTGCCTTGTCTCCTAACCAGACAATAGAGAGAAGCCGGCTGCAAAAAGAGATATGGGAGGATGAAGGTGTTATTGTAGGGCGTAGCCTGGATATGTTCATATCAAAACTTAGAAAAAAACTGGAATTGGATCCGAATATCAAAATTGCTGTTGTACGCGGCAAAGGATATAAGCTTGAGATTAGCGCTTAA
- a CDS encoding DUF2975 domain-containing protein, with product MKPTYIIATFKVLTTIGFYFLLIITTVFLFFSLMNATGSKSFNTPMFKNNNYKVMSFSESKGKTEIQYSADKQLRYQLLQNEYYVQINPSTPFGYYTMLITFIHLLLGIFTLWTFRKILKEIQLKAPFAGKIVPLLKYVAAVFITADLINVINYIIFNQYLHQQMPTMGFKLVSEIGSGFIIGSITWIIVAIFQRGVELQTENNLTV from the coding sequence ATGAAACCTACATACATTATCGCTACTTTTAAAGTGCTTACCACTATAGGCTTTTATTTTCTCTTAATTATAACAACAGTCTTCCTATTCTTCTCATTGATGAATGCAACCGGCAGTAAATCATTTAATACGCCAATGTTCAAAAACAACAATTACAAGGTGATGTCCTTTAGTGAAAGCAAAGGCAAGACTGAAATCCAATATTCAGCTGACAAACAGCTGCGTTACCAGTTACTGCAAAATGAATACTATGTGCAGATCAATCCATCTACCCCATTTGGATATTATACAATGCTCATTACTTTCATTCACCTGTTACTAGGTATCTTTACCCTCTGGACGTTCAGAAAGATCCTAAAAGAAATCCAGCTGAAAGCTCCATTCGCCGGAAAGATTGTACCACTTTTAAAATATGTGGCGGCTGTATTTATAACGGCTGATTTAATAAATGTGATAAATTATATCATTTTCAATCAATATCTGCATCAACAAATGCCGACAATGGGATTTAAGTTGGTTTCAGAGATAGGTAGTGGATTTATCATTGGTTCAATTACATGGATAATTGTGGCAATTTTTCAACGCGGAGTAGAATTACAAACAGAAAACAACTTAACTGTATAA
- a CDS encoding helix-turn-helix transcriptional regulator: MPIIINLDVMLARRKMSLTELSEKVGITMSNLSILKTGKAKAIRLETLDALCRVLNCQPGDLLDYTE; encoded by the coding sequence ATGCCGATTATAATAAACTTAGACGTAATGCTGGCCCGGCGCAAAATGTCTCTGACAGAACTAAGTGAAAAAGTCGGCATTACTATGTCAAATCTTTCCATTTTAAAAACAGGTAAGGCAAAAGCGATCAGACTGGAAACGCTTGACGCGCTATGCAGGGTATTGAATTGCCAGCCAGGAGATCTTTTGGATTACACAGAATGA